In the genome of Fructilactobacillus hinvesii, the window CGAATTTATTATTATCGGGGTGCTTGGGAACATTGCCAAAACTTTTCACGTAAGTTTTGCCAGTGTGGGCTTTTTGACGACCCTCTTTGCCCTGATCTATGCCATTTCTACCCCAATTTTATCGCTTTTTAATTGGGAAGCATTCTTTAAAAAAGGTCATGAATGTTGTTTTAAGTTGCTTTATTCTTGGTAATCTCATTGCAGCAACTGCGTCTAGTTTCACCCTATTGACAGTGGCTCGGATTATTACTGCACTTGTATCTGGGATTACCATTTCCATTACGATTACCTTCGCTACTCATATTGCTCCCGTGCCAAAGCGGGCTTGGATTGTGGCGTGGGTTTTTTCTGGATTTAGCATTGCTTCTGTCTTTGGTGTGCCCGTAGGTACTTGGTTAAGTGGTTTGTTTGGGTGGCGCCTCATTTTCCTGTTGATTGCAGTTCTAGCCGGGATCATCCTTATCTTGTTTGATTTCTCTTTACCCGGTTCACTTCATCAACAACCCGTTAACCATTTTACCGAACAATTTAAGATTCTTACCGATCATCGTATTCAATTGGGAATTTTGATCCCCATTTTTAATCTTGGTGGGGTCTACGTCGTTTATACCTATGCCACTCCCATTTTAACTGACCACTTTGGTTATAGCCTTACTTTTGTTACGGTTTTCTTGCTGTTATACGGGGTGGCCTCTCTTTTAAGTAATCAGTACAGCGGTAATTTAGCCGCTCACAACGGCTTACAGCGTAGTTTAAAATTTTATTTGCTCCAACTAGGTGCACTTTTAGCGACTTCTTTCTTCTTTAACGTTCCGGGCGCAGTACTAGGTGCCATTTTAATCATGGGATTCACCATCTATCTTGCTGGATCCACCCTCCAACTTTTTTATATGTCGATTGCGGAAACAGATTATCCCCAATCATTAGTGTTGGCGTCTTCATTTAACCCCATTTTTAGTAACGTCGGGATTGCAGTGGGATCAGCTTGCGGTGGTTTAATTGTCGATCACCTAGGGATGTCCGCGCTCGGCTTTGGAGGGGCCGTTTTAACTGCCGGAGGATTACTCACAACTTGGTATCTGACTAAACGCTTTAAGCCAAAATAAAAATGGTGGTTGACAGCCATCTTAATTCAGCCTATACTTTTAAAAAATCTTAAATAAGGGAGTTTTTCTCATGGTTCAGATGTCCGCCAGTTTAATCGCATTATTCATTTTCGTCAGTTTAATTACCCGGCGTGTGGATAATGCAGGACGTCTCTAACCACTGAGAACTTGTTTAAGTCCACACAGATTCAAACAGGAAACTGTGATGGGCTTTTACCTAATGGCCTTTTAAAACCATCCAGTTTCTGCTAGATTCTGGGTGGTTTTTTTCATAAAAAAGGAGGGAGCGCCGCGTTTCAGTTCAGTAACCATCTCCAATTAGGGTTTTGAATCACTAAACCGGAACCCACCAAAACTAGTTGAATTCCTGATTCAAAATTCAACAAGCTTCAAAGGAGGAGCACATGAAAAATATCTTCAAAAAAATGAACGAAAAAGTTGATTTTCGTTTCTACGCCAACAAGGATCAAAAGTTGGAAAAAACGTTGACCGTTAAAGACTTTTTAGCTCTGGGATTAGGAACAATTTTATCAACTTCCATCTTTACCCTTCCCGGGGTTGTGGCCGCTAACTACACGGGACCTGCGGTGGTTATTTCATTCTTACTAGCAGCCGTCGTTGCTGGATTAGTGGCAATGAATTACGCTGAAATGGCTTCGGTTCTGCCGTTTGCGGGTTCTGCCTATTCCTGGATTTCGGTTCTGTTTGGCAAATTCTGGGGTTGGGTGGTTGGTTGGGCGTTGCTGGCCGAATACCTGATTGCCGTAGCTTTCGTAGCTGCCGGATTATCGGCTAACGTCAAGGGGCTAATTTCCCCGCTTGGGTGGAAACTGCCCAATGCAATTGCCAATCCACTAGGCACTAATGGTGGAATTTTTGACTTAATTGCAGTAATCGTGGTCGCACTAGTGACCTTTATCCTACTACGTGGTGATTCGCAAACAACGAAAGTCGCAAACGTTTTGGTAATTTTAAAGCTACTTGCAATTGTTACCTTCGTTGTTGTAGGGGCAACGGCAATCAAAGCTCAAAACTACGTTCCTTTCTTTCCCAAACCACATATGAATGCTGATGGAACCATGTTTGGGGGTTGGCAAGGAATTTATGCCGGAATTTCAACTATCTTTCTATCTTACATTGGCTTTGATTCCATCGCCGCTAACTCTGCGGAAGCTAAAAACCCCCAAAAAACGATGCCACGTGGAATCATTGGCTCCCTTATCATTGGAACCATGTTTTTCGTTGCTGTTTCATTGGTAT includes:
- a CDS encoding MFS transporter — protein: MNVVLSCFILGNLIAATASSFTLLTVARIITALVSGITISITITFATHIAPVPKRAWIVAWVFSGFSIASVFGVPVGTWLSGLFGWRLIFLLIAVLAGIILILFDFSLPGSLHQQPVNHFTEQFKILTDHRIQLGILIPIFNLGGVYVVYTYATPILTDHFGYSLTFVTVFLLLYGVASLLSNQYSGNLAAHNGLQRSLKFYLLQLGALLATSFFFNVPGAVLGAILIMGFTIYLAGSTLQLFYMSIAETDYPQSLVLASSFNPIFSNVGIAVGSACGGLIVDHLGMSALGFGGAVLTAGGLLTTWYLTKRFKPK
- a CDS encoding APC family permease, giving the protein MKNIFKKMNEKVDFRFYANKDQKLEKTLTVKDFLALGLGTILSTSIFTLPGVVAANYTGPAVVISFLLAAVVAGLVAMNYAEMASVLPFAGSAYSWISVLFGKFWGWVVGWALLAEYLIAVAFVAAGLSANVKGLISPLGWKLPNAIANPLGTNGGIFDLIAVIVVALVTFILLRGDSQTTKVANVLVILKLLAIVTFVVVGATAIKAQNYVPFFPKPHMNADGTMFGGWQGIYAGISTIFLSYIGFDSIAANSAEAKNPQKTMPRGIIGSLIIGTMFFVAVSLVLVGMFKYSMYAGNAEPVGWALRQEGHVIIASVVQAIAVVGMLVALIGMMMAGSRLIYSFGRDKMLPKGLGKLNGKNIPANALWIITIVGIVMGAIFPFTFLAQLISAGTLIAFMAVSLAMYPLRKREGKTLPNAAYQQPFFPVLPILGFLGSLAVFLGLDIQAKIYSIVWFLIGVIIYFAYGYRNSDSELPAESDKEIEENL